A genome region from Gopherus flavomarginatus isolate rGopFla2 chromosome 9, rGopFla2.mat.asm, whole genome shotgun sequence includes the following:
- the LOC127057535 gene encoding cytochrome P450 3A9-like translates to MNLLPSLSTETWALLIALLFLLILYGIWPFGFFKKLGIPGPKPLPFFGTSLEYRKGFLAFDSTCYEKYGKIWGFYDGRQPVLAVTDPAIIKTVLVKECFTTFTNRRNIGLVGELELAVSLAEDEKWKRIRTVLSPTFTSGKLKEMFPIIKHYGEILVRNVQKKAEKDEPVDVKDIFGAYSMDVVTSTSFGVNIDSMNNPKNPFVKEIKKLVKFNFFDPLFILIFVCPFLIPLLKKMNVNFFPKDALKFFTTSIAKIKEEREKEAKGGRVDFLQLMIESQNSNASHESNGVTHTYKGLTDAEILAQAFIFIFAGYEPTSNSLCYLAYKLATHPDVQQKLQEEIDSVLPNKAPLTYNALMQMEYLDMSVNEILRLFPLGGRLERVCKKDVEINGLTIPKDTVVMIPPSILHRIPEYWPEPEEFRPERFSKENKEMMDPYVYLPFGAGPRNCIGMRFALLSMKVAIASLLQNFTFRPCKETQIPLKLKSEGFIIPEKPIVLKLVPRAYTSHSEE, encoded by the exons ATGAACCTTCTTCCTAGCCTTTCCACTGAGACCTGGGCTCTCCTGATTGCACTGCTGTTTCTCCTGATACT ATATGGGATCTGGCCATTTGGTTTTTTCAAGAAATTGGGCATCCCTGGGCCAAAGCCACTGCCTTTCTTTGGAACTTCCTTGGAGTATCGTAAA GGTTTCTTGGCGTTTGACTCTACGTGCTATGAGAAATATGGGAAAATCTGGGG GTTTTATGATGGCAGGCAACCTGTGCTGGCTGTCACAGATCCAGCAATAATTAAAACTGTGCTGGTGAAAGAGTGCTTCACTACCTTTACCAACCGACGG AATATAGGTCTAGTGGGAGAGCTGGAGTTGGCTGTCTCCCTAGCTGAGGATGAGAAGTGGAAGAGAATTCGCACTGTGCTCTCCCCAACCTTCACCAGTGGGAAGCTAAAGGAG ATGTTTCCCATTATCAAGCATTACGGGGAGATTTTGGTGAGAAATGTTCAGAAGAAAGCAGAAAAGGATGAGCCCGTGGACGTTAAGGA CATCTTTGGAGCCTATAGCATGGATGTTGTCACTAGCACTTCCTTCGGTGTGAACATTGACTCCATGAACAACCCCAAAAATCCTTTCGTCAAGGAAATCAAGAAGCTAGTGAAGTTTAACTTTTTTGACCCACTTTTCATTTTGATAT TTGTATGCCCATTCCTCATTCCCCTTCTTAAGAAGATGAATgtgaattttttccccaaagatgCCTTAAAATTCTTCACAACGTCGATCGCCAAAATAAAGGAGGAACGTGAAAAAGAGGCCAAAGGG GGCCGAGTGGATTTCCTGCAGCTGATGATCGAATCCCAGAACTCTAATGCTAGCCATGAAAGCAATGGAGTGACTCACACATATAAAG GCCTGACTGATGCTGAGATCTTGGCACAAGCATTTATCTTCATTTTTGCTGGATATGAACCCACCAGCAACTCCCTTTGCTACCTGGCTTACAAACTGGCCACccatcctgatgtgcagcaaAAGCTGCAGGAGGAGATAGACTCAGTTTTACCAAACAAG GCTCCTCTTACCTACAATGCCCTGATGCAGATGGAGTATCTCGACATGTCAGTGAATGAAATCCTTAGGCTGTTTCCTCTTGGAGGACGACTTGAAAGGGTCTGCAAGAAAGACGTAGAGATAAATGGACTGACCATTCCAAAAGACACTGTGGTTATGATACCACCCTCTATTCTGCACCGTATCCCAGAATACTGGCCAGAACCAGAGGAGTTCAGACCAGAAAG GTTCAGTAAAGAGAACAAAGAGATGATGGATCCTTATGTGTACCTGCCCTTTGGAGCTGGACCCAGAAACTGCATTGGAATGAGGTTTGCTCTCCTCTCCATGAAAGTTGCTATCGCCAGTCTGCTGCAGAATTTCACCTTCAGACCCTGCAAAGAAACCCAG ATCCCGCTCAAGCTGAAGTCCGAGGGATTCATAATACCAGAGAAACCTATTGTTCTGAAGTTAGTCCCCAGAGCTTATACCTCACACTCGGAGGAGTAA